The following are encoded together in the Zingiber officinale cultivar Zhangliang chromosome 8A, Zo_v1.1, whole genome shotgun sequence genome:
- the LOC122008445 gene encoding ras-related protein Rab5A-like isoform X2 — MINAILEKMNDYVDVLLGDVGTGKSSLVLRFVKGQFVEFQQSTIGAAFFSQVVSVNDESVKFEIWDTAGQERYHSLAPMYYRGAAAAVVVYDITNSATFTRAKKWVQELQAQGSSNTIIALAGNKADLLEARQVTTEEAQTYAQDNGLYLMETSAKTAINVNDIFYEIAKRLTQVKPVQNPQGMTLTGRPDDKPVAAASCCSS; from the exons ATGATTAATGCAATCTTAGAGAAGATGAATGATTATGTTGAC GTTCTTCTTGGGGATGTTGGTACCGGAAAATCAAGTCTGGTGTTGCGATTTGTGAAAGGCCAGTTTGTTGAATTCCAG CAATCGACCATAGGTGCTGCATTCTTCTCGCAAGTAGTTTCTGTCAATGATGAATCAGTGAAATTTGAGATTTGGGATACTGCTGGGCAGGAGAGGTATCATAGCTTGGCCCCTATGTATTACAGAGGAGCTGCAGCTGCTGTGGTTGTCTACGATATAACAAATTCG GCTACATTTACTCGAGCAAAGAAGTGGGTTCAAGAACTTCAAGCCCAAG GTAGCTCAAATACTATCATTGCTCTTGCTGGTAATAAAGCTGATCTTTTAGAAGCTAGACAGGTCACAACCGAG GAAGCCCAGACATACGCACAGGATAATGGCCTTTACCTCATGGAAACTTCGGCCAAAACAGCAATTAATGTTAACGACATATTCTATGAAATCG CAAAGAGACTAACACAAGTGAAGCCAGTACAGAACCCTCAAGGAATGACTCTAACAGGCAGACCTGATGACAAACCAGTGGCTGCTGCTTCTTGCTGCTCTTCTTAG
- the LOC122008445 gene encoding ras-related protein Rab5A-like isoform X1, whose translation MATAGSNQIKNAKLVLLGDVGTGKSSLVLRFVKGQFVEFQQSTIGAAFFSQVVSVNDESVKFEIWDTAGQERYHSLAPMYYRGAAAAVVVYDITNSATFTRAKKWVQELQAQGSSNTIIALAGNKADLLEARQVTTEEAQTYAQDNGLYLMETSAKTAINVNDIFYEIAKRLTQVKPVQNPQGMTLTGRPDDKPVAAASCCSS comes from the exons ATGGCGACTGCCGGAAGCAACCAGATCAAGAACGCGAAATTG GTTCTTCTTGGGGATGTTGGTACCGGAAAATCAAGTCTGGTGTTGCGATTTGTGAAAGGCCAGTTTGTTGAATTCCAG CAATCGACCATAGGTGCTGCATTCTTCTCGCAAGTAGTTTCTGTCAATGATGAATCAGTGAAATTTGAGATTTGGGATACTGCTGGGCAGGAGAGGTATCATAGCTTGGCCCCTATGTATTACAGAGGAGCTGCAGCTGCTGTGGTTGTCTACGATATAACAAATTCG GCTACATTTACTCGAGCAAAGAAGTGGGTTCAAGAACTTCAAGCCCAAG GTAGCTCAAATACTATCATTGCTCTTGCTGGTAATAAAGCTGATCTTTTAGAAGCTAGACAGGTCACAACCGAG GAAGCCCAGACATACGCACAGGATAATGGCCTTTACCTCATGGAAACTTCGGCCAAAACAGCAATTAATGTTAACGACATATTCTATGAAATCG CAAAGAGACTAACACAAGTGAAGCCAGTACAGAACCCTCAAGGAATGACTCTAACAGGCAGACCTGATGACAAACCAGTGGCTGCTGCTTCTTGCTGCTCTTCTTAG